The genomic stretch ATCAAGTAGCTTAtaaagttgttctttcaattctttgtactctgctggtgccatacaataagATGGAATAGAGATGGTTCGAGTGctcggcaccaagtcaataccaaagtcaatgtccctattgggtggcatgcccggaaggtctGCACGAAACACAACTGGGAAGTCCTTCACTACTGAAACAAACTTAGTAGGAGGAGTATCAGCACCAACATCCCCCAGGAAAGCCAAATATGCCAAAatacccttcccaaccatccattGGGCCTTCAgatatgaaatcactctactaggagcATAGTCCAAAGAACCTCTCCACTTTATCCTAGGCAAACTCGGCATTGCCAATgtcacagtcttagcatgacaatctagaatagcatgacacgatgacaaccaatccatgcctagaatcaggtcaaaatcaaccatactaagacGCAAGAAATCAAGTCTCATATCCAATcctccaatagtcaccacacacaaccgaTATACATGATCCATAATAATAAATCACCTATTGGAATATATACATGAACTGGCGTAACTAAGGAATCACGAGGCATACCCAATAaagagcaaagtatgatgacacatatgaataaatggaactaggatcaaataatatgGAAGCATCTCGATGGAACATTAAAACAATACTTGTGATCATTGCATTTGAAGCAATTTCCTCTGGCTTGGCAGGAAACGCATAGCACCGAGCCTGACCActacttgatcgac from Nicotiana sylvestris chromosome 12, ASM39365v2, whole genome shotgun sequence encodes the following:
- the LOC138883046 gene encoding uncharacterized protein, whose translation is MDHVYRLCVVTIGGLDMRLDFLRLSMVDFDLILGMDWLSSCHAILDCHAKTVTLAMPSLPRIKWRGSLDYAPSRVISYLKAQWMVGKGILAYLAFLGDVGADTPPTKFVSVVKDFPVVFRADLPGMPPNRDIDFGIDLVPSTRTISIPSYCMAPAEYKELKEQLYKLLDKGFISPSVSPWGAPVLFLKKKDGTKWICIDY